GTGTACCATCATAGTTTTGTGCCCATACATGAGAATATACTCCTCCTGTATCTTTATCTTGCATTTTTAATAAGAAATCTAATTCCCATCTAATTTCATCTAATAAATCTGAAACTCCATTTCCACTTTCTGGTATAAAATCTTTTTTATCTCTAAACTGATTTGGAAACATTTCATATGCCCATAAAAGTTCTGTTACCGCAGTAGCTCCAGCATTTGTGTATTTTCCATAATCTCCAGCATCATACCATCCACCAGAAACATCATATCTTTTTGAGCTCTCTCTTTGAGAATTTAGAGGAACACTTCTATCTTGTGGTATTCCTTCTCCTCTTGCAAATAGTTTTCCAACATATTTTTCTTCAATTATTTCATTTCCTCTTTGAAGATAATAATATTTAGTTATATCTTCCAATAAAGGTTTATATATGTTATCTCCTATTGTAAATTTCTGAGATTTTCCTACACCTTCAACCTCTAAAAAATACGTTCCTGGAACTTTAATATCACTGAAGTCAGCTTTTAGTATTCTATCTCCTGATACAACTGAATCATCATCACAAATCAGCGACAATTTTCCTGTATAAATCACTTTATCTTTAGTATCTTTTACTCTAAAAATTGTTCCTACTGGAGTTGTGAATTTATGTGCAAATCCACTTATTAAAGCATATTTATCTGCATTTAAATGATATCCTACTTGATTCACTTTCACAGGATTTTGTGAAGTTTCATCATTTGAAGTTATTATTCTTACATCATTTATCCATACTTCAACAGGTTTTTCTGTTACCCCATTATCAACTTCCTTAAAAATAAGCTGTCTAAAAGATCTTAAATCTGCTTCTCCTGATAAATTCATCACATCCTTTAATGGAATAGAAATATGTTGCCATTCTTTAGTTATTTCAAACTGCGTGTCTGTTCTAAAAGAGACTATATCAATATCTCCTTTTCCATCTGTTCTCTTTCCACCAAAAGAGAGTTCAAATACTTCTCCCCCTTTTGCTCCTTTTATATTAAACTCTAATGTTCCATTGGCAACATATGGTTCTAAATTCATAGCATTCCAACCTTTTGGTACTATTGAACATAACCATTGATTTTCATTTATTGAAGTCTTTATGTGTAATGAAGGTAAAGAGTTATATGTCATATTTTTATCTACAGGTAAAAACCCTCTTTCATCTAACTCTTGTCCTCCTTCCATTGACCATCCACCTAAGACTTCATTAGTAAAAAGAATTAAATCATTTTGTTGATATTTTTTATCTATTGAAAGTTTAGCTGTTTCTACTTCCTTTGTTCCCTCTTTAGTATTCACATCTCCACAACTTGTTGCAAGTAAAGTAATAGCTAATAAAAACATAATTTTACCTTTAGCTTTTTTTTTCATTCTAATCCCTTCTCAAATATTTTATAATTTCTCTCCATTAGTTTCTATAACTTCCTTATACCAATAAAAACTATCTTTTTTATATCTAGATAATGAACCTGTTTCCTCATTTCTATCTACATATACAAATCCATATCTCTTTTGATATCCATTTAACCAACTTAATAAGTCTGTAAATGACCATGTACAATAAGCTAAGACTTCACATCCTTCATCTATTGCTTGAGATAAAGCTTTTAAATGCTCTCTTATGTACTCTATTCTATATATATCGTGAATTTTATTCTCTGATTCTAATTTATCAAATGCTCCCAACCCATTTTCTGAAATTATAATTGGTAATCTATATCTACTTGTTATTTCTCTACACAAATATGTTAATCCTAACGGATCTATTGTCCAATCCCAATCTGTTGTCTTTAAATATTGATTTTGTGGATTTTTATATAATCCAGGTACTCCTGTTACTTGAGCTGAACCTTTTTTCCCTGTTGTATTC
This sequence is a window from Candidatus Fusobacterium pullicola. Protein-coding genes within it:
- a CDS encoding glycoside hydrolase family 9 protein; translated protein: MKKKAKGKIMFLLAITLLATSCGDVNTKEGTKEVETAKLSIDKKYQQNDLILFTNEVLGGWSMEGGQELDERGFLPVDKNMTYNSLPSLHIKTSINENQWLCSIVPKGWNAMNLEPYVANGTLEFNIKGAKGGEVFELSFGGKRTDGKGDIDIVSFRTDTQFEITKEWQHISIPLKDVMNLSGEADLRSFRQLIFKEVDNGVTEKPVEVWINDVRIITSNDETSQNPVKVNQVGYHLNADKYALISGFAHKFTTPVGTIFRVKDTKDKVIYTGKLSLICDDDSVVSGDRILKADFSDIKVPGTYFLEVEGVGKSQKFTIGDNIYKPLLEDITKYYYLQRGNEIIEEKYVGKLFARGEGIPQDRSVPLNSQRESSKRYDVSGGWYDAGDYGKYTNAGATAVTELLWAYEMFPNQFRDKKDFIPESGNGVSDLLDEIRWELDFLLKMQDKDTGGVYSHVWAQNYDGTPDIALTMDRYIQDKNGTMTNVKPTTHTADVVAALAHGYTVFKNIDKEYAEKLLKAAKFGYQYLEKNSNLIISMPNEPYYDGNDTDNRLWAAAELYRATGEKKYDEYFLNNYRNFEESFEAEKNGHGWGNMEKVAFYAYLSSKNPASEVKEWFKEKFTSWSDNVFEKTVNNPWKTVLGENDYVWGSNSVIGTTLMDLYLGNKVLGKDNDRTIAMMRTNMNYFLGVNPLAFSYVSGYGENCLSHTYSNIYNYDGILEIPKGYFAGGPNQFQGAELSKFNARDYVDSGYDWTTNEHTIYWNSVLIFSTAALNENLQEVSIMNFEVK